A region of the Equus quagga isolate Etosha38 chromosome 11, UCLA_HA_Equagga_1.0, whole genome shotgun sequence genome:
CTGACTCAGTGACTGATCAGAAGGATTGCAAAATCCACAGGTCCAGGAGCGGGGGGGGTCCCACTTCTGAAAGTCAGAATGGCTCTGGGCTCACAAAACAGGAACCCCTCCAAGTCCATGTCCAAGAAAGAAAGGGGTTCCCCAGTGCACTTCTGGGAAATGCCCAGAGCAAAGATCTGTGGCCCACTCGTGGCAGAGTCGGATACAGAGAAGCAAAGCCAGACCTCCTCCCTGAACATCTCGAAAGATCTGAGCCAGAAAACGTCCAGTCAAACTCAAAGACACCAGGGCCCAGAAATCCTGGGATGACAGGCTGGCACGTGAAGAGAGGCTTGCGAAAGACGGAGGTGAAAGGCCACAGGAGATTTGCGGTCATACCGTCCAAGACCCTCACTGCTCTGAAGAGCCAGGTCTCCTCCAGATGTCGTAGTCCAGCACCACAAACACGTGAGAAAGCCTCACAGAGAAGTCCCTGACCACCACCTGTCTGTTCCACCGCCCGCCTTGTCCACCCCCTGTCCTGTCTGCCACCTGCTCTGGCCACCACTTGCCCTGCTCACTGATTTTCTTAGAGCAGAAGGTAGCTCGttagcaaaaaaagagaactggGCCTGGGGTGTCAAAAAACCTGGGCTTTTGTCCTGGCTTTGCCATTAGCCAACTGCACTTCCTTAGTCATTCCATTCaaacagcactttacagtttgcagAGCACTCACACATAAGTTGTCTCGTGATTTCCACAACGCTGAGCGTGAGCAGCACAGACATTATTATTCCTGTAAAGGGAAACTCTTGTGGTCACGACCCTTTTGATTGCCAGGGACAAAACCCAACTCAAGCtatcttaagcaaaaaaagagaattcactGGCTTGTGTAACTGAGAAGCCTGGGGATGCTGCTCAGCCGGATCTGGGGACTGAAATGGGTCACACGCCCACCCCTGATGGTGGAGTCGGTCCCACCGAAGCCATATTAACTGAGAGTGGAAGAGAGTGGTTTCCAAGGATCATGGGGGGTGCTGTTAGCTGTAGGCTAGTCATGTAAAAACAACAGATGCCCCCATGGTAACCCTGGGAGAGGCTTGGtcccaatattttaaaatctcttatgAGAGGTGACTGAAAAGGAAATAACCTGAACTTTTCACTCTCCCACCTAAACTGGCTCGTTGTTCCCCACACATAGTGTCATTTAAGACTGGATAACCAGACTTAGTTTATTAATAACCGGTCTTAGGAAATGAACTGATGTCATCCTTTAAGGCAGTTGCTTCTTGGGGCCGAGGAGCCAGACCTCACCCTATGGGTGGAAGCAGATTTTCCTCTGGGGGATCCAGATGACTCAGCTTGCAATAACCTGGGGAGGAGGTCGATGTGGGGGCATAGGATGGGGACACAGAAGGCGAGGCTCAGGCTGGAATGAGGGGACATTCTTCCTCCTCATTTTGGGACCACAGTCAGTTAGTGCGAAGACGCCTGGATTTTTCCAGTGCTGGGTAAGGTGTGAGCAGCCCGTGGCCGCATGAAGGCAGATGAAAAGTGAGGCTGAAGGCTGCCAAACAAGGCAACCTTGGTGTGCAACCTgggcagtcacacagggcccacATTTGGTTTAATACTCTACTGTCAACATCTTGAGAGTCTTAATAATTTTTGTACCAGAAGCCCCGTAATATTTCATGCTGGACCCACAAATTATGTAACCATCCTTGCTGTCAAATAAGAATCTCTGGAGGGTCTGAGTCCGGGTCTGTGCAGTAGTTCTGAGCTGTTCTCTGGGTCATATCTCCCTTCTTTTGGCCTCACCCCACACCTGGTTCCAGATGAGCCGTGAGCAGCCGGGGAAGGACTATCTTATGCTCAGGGCAGAATGGCAAAGAGGCGAGCAGTgtccctcccccagggctggcaCTGTGTCAGCAGTGGTGTTCCCTGGAGAAGAACGGCTGCACCCAGCAGGACAGCAATCTGCAAGGGGCATGGGCCACAGGAAGCATGCATGGAAGGCAGATTAGAACACCCACAGGTGGACGGGCAAGGCTCCAGCCTCGGGCAAGCCTACATAGGGCTGGGGAAGAAGTAAGCCAGGCTTGTACTTGCGATTTGAACACTGGGCCACTATCACGCTGGCATGTCCCTCCCTGGACCCCCAGGGTCCTCAGGGAAAAAGAGGCTTGAAGCTGGAAGCTGCCTCAAGCCCCTTCTGTCAGGGACCTCCCGAAATTCTAGTGCAGCCCTGGTGACAAtctcagcctggccctgggcagccACGGGGGCAGAGTCAGTGCCTTTGGGGCCATTCGCTCACAAGGCGGACTCAAGACTCGGCCTCCCAGAGCTGCTCAGATGCCGTTGGAAAGTGGATCTGATGCAGTGAGTCACCGTTAATTGGGTCTCAGGAGAGGAGGAGCCAAGCAACGTCAACCCTGGGGACTTGCTTCCATCATAACCCAACTGCAGGATCACAACCCTAGGAAAGCAAGCCAAGATTTCCCGACACCAAGACCGCTCGGGAGCAGAATCTCCTTCACTTTACCTCCACTTTCTCTCACTTCTGTTCTCATGTCTCATCACATTTTAAGACAAAACGCTTTCCCTCTCCTCTGGTTCTACTTCACTCGCCATCCGCCAGACAGCGGGGTGTTTCAGTGGGAGGACACCGGGACTCTAGGGCTTAGTCCTTCTGCTTTTGTGGCTTATTAGTAATCTTGCAAAGGCCATGTGAAATATTGAAATGAGTACATGGTCTGAACTTTGCAACTCTTTCCAATAACCAGAGGGCAGGCTCTGGGCAGTATGGCTGAGACCAGGGGCTGTGGCCTGTTGCTTGCTTGTCACAGAAACACTCATCATCCTTGAATGCTAGAAGGAAACTCGATGTGGCTGCTTTCTGAATGGCAGACCAATCGCCAGATCCTTAAATAACACAAAGGCACATTTGGGCCTTGGCTTCTGGTTTTATTGAgtgggaaaaataatattaaaatagaaagacCTGCATAGACTTGTCAGTTTAGTACAGAATGCCACATAATGCAAACCAGCTCATTTGATGACTTTAATAACTTTACAAAGGCAAGGAGAGTGGGCCAAGGGTTGTGATGGACCCCTAGACCCCTTATGCAAGTATATTccttcttggaagaaaaaaaatggcaaataatgAGTTGTGTGGCTTCAGTGGTATTGGTAGTGTTCCATTTCTTCAGTAGGGTGGcgagtatgtgtgtgtttgtttcatCATCCTTTATAACATATACATGTTATATGGACATATAGTATACagcaaatattttgtaacttACAATGAATCAACAAGCTAATAAATGACAGGATTGGGAAATATCTGGGTTTGAGACACAGAAGATAGGAAGCATGATGGGGAGGATGAGGGAGCCTTCAGAAACTCCCCAGGATGGAATTTTTACACTGGACCCTATAGTGAACACCAGAGgagattctcttcctttctgccaAGAGCAGATTTTCTACCACACAAGGGTTCAGAACGCCTCTTCTCTATTGCTGACCCTTAGGAACAGAGTCTTACCCCTTCCTTAATTCTGAACCTGTCCTCAGAGTTTCCTTTGGCTGAACCATGAGTCAATCACGCGTCCTTGATGCAAGAACCACACACCTTCGGGACAGAGCCATGTGAGTGTGCCATCACAGTGGACTACTTTGGGGAAGGGCTTGTGCTGGGCAGGGGAATCTGAGTGATTGAAGGGGCCTTTTACCCAACTGAGGTAGAGCCAGAGGGCCCTTATGAGTGACAACCTTAGTCAGCGTCCAGACAAATATGACTACTAGAGACCTTTAGGGGGATGTTAGACTACACCAGCTGGGACATGCTGGAAAGATCCATGTCTAGAGAACAGTGTGAACAAGATCAATGGCCGCCAACCCTTAGTCCATACGTGAGTACTAGCAAAGTGTCAATCAATTTGTAGGAAATGAAGTGCACACACCATAAATTCGTGTTGGCATAAAGTTACCAACTGGCCTTCCTTGGGAAAAACTGCCTACTATTCCGACTTGGGGTGCTCAaatcctttcttttatgaaattatGGTCATAACAGATGGTTTAGCAGAAACTTTCTCAGCTGATCCCTCTCCTAACCAACTTACTAGATCAACCAACACCCTTCAGTCTTTTGGTGAAACACACTGACTTTACACCTGTGGCAATGGGTAGCTTCTTCTCCTAAAGGCTCGCTCACTTTGGCTTTCACCTGTCAATGTGCAGGCTTAACAAGAATCAACTGTGTTCAGGCCCAAACTTGTTTCGGCCGGTCATCCATGTTAATCACAATTATGTAGTTTAATTAATTCATCCATAAACTGATCAATTGAGTGTAAACAGAAAGGATATTGAGCAATGAAATGAGTGTGAACTAAAAGAGAACTGTTATTTCTACAAAAACCAAAGGGAAGTCTTTGGAAAGACTCAATGTAAgcatgtcattttttaaaaatgctgtcaAATTAGGAATGAGTGAGAGAATCGTAAAATATTCAGAGTAAAAACATAGCAATGAAAAAGGGTTTTGCAATCAGATTGCTTCATAAGCATCCAGAATGTCTTGCTCCATATTAGAGAAACTGGGACTGGAACTCCAACACGATATGGCGTGGTTTGTGCAGAAAATGCAACGAGCCTCTTCATCCAGCAGATATAAGCGCAGAAAAGGTTGAAGTCCAcatcaaaatactagcaaattacTGCACGTTTACATATTTTGAGTCAAAATAGAACATTTAGAGACAGAATATACCTTTTACGATTTCCTGATTTAACCAACTTTTTCAATGAACTGACCAATTATCGATTTCTAATTACATTGGGTAAGAATGCACTACTTGGTAAAATTAAAAGCTGACCACTACATCAGTCCCTCTCGATCTAAAAAATTATGGGTACATGAGATCAACCGCTTCTAGCAGTCTAGCCCCTCCAAGGCTGAGCAGCTATGAACTCCATCTTCAAGGTGTCAAGCAAAGGCAGCCTTCAGCCTCACTTCAATCCAACATTTATCTTAATCAGGTATTTTGAAGATTATTAGCCCAGCATATTTTTCTCCCTCAACTGTCTCTCAAAAAGGCTCTGTCTTCTGAAAGCCAGTAATATGCACATAGTTCTCAAAGGGAGACTGTCCAAACCCTACTATTTTTATAAAGTGGaatctttaaatattaataattcaaaAACCAAAGGAGGGAAGCCCCAGCAACGTTAGGCAGGCTATGAATAGGTTCAgtcagggctgagtggttaagcgtCTTGGAGTTTGTCTTCACAGAATGTGCTTTCCTGGAAACCATACAGCAAAATAGTAAACACCACCCCCACTCAGACCATAGGAACCCTATCTGAACTCTCTCTCCCTTGCAATAAGGGTGCTGGTCCAGCACCCGAAATACGCCTTGGCAGAGACCTTATGGAGCAGCCGGACATGGCTGAGACAACGCCAACACACCAATCTTTAAAGATGATGAAATAGCTTCCTTTCAAACCTCTTGCATATGTatgcctcccttcccccacccctgacTACTTCCCCAGCACTCTCTAAACTTTAGCTGAGGCTTGAACAGATTGGGCTGGATTTCAGGCAGATTCCTGCAGTCGTGACCCAAGCCCTAAAGAACCTGAACGCTGCGGGCAAGCACCACCCGTCGGAAGTCTGCCCTGTCCAGCTGTGGAATGGACTGGACGGGTTTCACAAATGTCACGGGCTAGTCAACTCCATCTGTGAGGACATGAAAAGGTCTCTTTTCAGACAGCCACCAATCCGAATGGCTGGAATTTTGGGTAAAAACATGATATCCAGCGATATATGTGGTAGACGCCTTTTTAAAAGCTTGAATAAGGCAATTACAAGTGATCAGAGTGGATCTGTCTTTCTAAGCTGATTTGCCCTTCCTCACCTCAGGCAGGCTGCCAGAACCTTCCATCTCCAGCCCATATCCACCATCCAGATAAAGGCAGAAGCAGCCAGACTCCTCCAGCCAAACCAAAGTGAGCTGAATTCTAGTCTTCCCTGTGTTTCTAGATTTATGTTGAAAGTTTCACGGCAGTATTCTTCACTAGCATCTGTGACAGATTACCAGAAAAGATGAATTCCTTAGTATCCAACACAAGCATGTACATATAGATTCTGTTTGGTGCTGGCTGCTTAAAAACTCAGCAATatgggccggctctgtggccgagtggttgggttcatgtgctccgctgcgacggcccagggttcggatcctgagtgtggacatggcaccgcttgtcaggccatgttgaggcggcgtcccacatcccacaattagaaggacctgcaactaagatatacaactgtgtacagggcggggggagataaagcagaagaaaaaaaaaaaaagattggcaacagttgttagcccaggtgccaatctttaaaaaagtttttaaaaattaaaaaattaaaaaaattaaaaactcggCAATAAAGCCACTTTATGCATAATAGTTAAAATGGCACAGTGACGCACTGGCCCAAGGCTTTCCCTTAGGACTTTTATTCCTATATTTCGACTCACTCTAACTTTGCTCTGCTTTGAGCCTTTCCATTCAAAGATCTCTCTGTAGGCCCTCCTTGCTCTGTAAATCCTGATACAGCCTGAGTTAAAAACAGTCCCACTCTGACGCAACCAGCTTAAATGACCAGCCCAAGAATGTGTAAGCTTGCTTGGGCTCGGCAAATTCCTCCAGGATGGCAAAACCCTTGAGATTCAAAGGGATCGTCTTTCGGGGATTGGGAGCAGGAGCAAAGAGTAGCGCACGCTGGGATGGCCATTCACCAAGGCCACGTCGCCCAGACCACTTGGGGTGTCCACAGCTGTGAGAAGTCAGGCTACTCCAGGACACACAGATAATGGCCCATTCAACACTTCTGCAGCCCCCATACCTGCTGGGGCACTTGCCTGTGACCCCAGGCATAGCTTGTCATTTCTTCCCAAGCCATGACTCCTTTCCCTGACACTTTATCCCAGCCCCCCCCAAAAGAGACCTGAGTGAGGTAAGAGACCTTAGTCCTCCAGTCGGGGAGAACCACGGCTCCTCGCGTCTCCCCTGGTTccaggctgggagagggaagtCTCTCCACTTCATGCTTCTGGGAAGTCGATCCTGAAATTCCTTCGGCTGCCCAGGTGGCCCAGTACTCCCTTCCTAGAATGATGGACACGGGTGCCCATGCTCCCGAAACCTTGCTCTGGGTTTGCAAGTCTGAAGCATCATGTTACTTATTCAGTCCATCAACATATAAACATTCAAGAACCCACCACGTGCCAGATGTTAAACTAGGCACAGGGGTACAGCAGTGAAGGAGACAAAGCCCCCACCTCAGGCAGCCCACAGCCTAGCGGAGAGGGGGAAATGATAAACCTACATGCCAGTAAGTCAGTAAGTTCGGGAAGTAGAAAATGCCAGGAGGGAAGTAAAAGACGGCAACGTGACAGAGGGGAATTCGGGGTGTAACAGGGGCTACTGCTGTTAGCATGATGAGGGAAGGTCGCTCTGAGAGGGGACGTTGAGCTGAGACATGATGATAAAAAGAAGCTAACTATTCACGTATCTGCGGGAAGAGCTTTCTGGAAACAAGGAAGAGCAAGTGCCAAGGCTCTGAGAAGGGAGCAAGGCTTATCTTGTCAGAAGAAAGGTCAGAGTGGATGGAGCAGAGCAagtgagagggaggcagggaagaccGGGTCAAAGGAACAGGCAGGGACCTGCGGATCCTGGGGCTTTGTGAGCTGCGGTAAAAGGCACCAGAAGGTGATAAGCAGGGAGTGATCAGGTCTGTGCTTGAAAAAgttcactctggctgctgggagGAGAATGGACTCGGGCAGAGGACAAAAGAGAATGGACTCCAGGCAGGGGACTGGATGGTTGCCTGGATGAGCCAGAATAGGATTTAGGACATATTCTGGAGGGAAGGCTGCCAGGACTCTAGAATAAAGACAGTAAGCCCAGCGTCTGTAAATACTTGCTAACCATCCCTGTGTGAgggatgtacacacacacacacacacacacacccatacactgTCCTCCTTGTACACATAGCGCAGGGTGGTGCCCCAGACTCCAGATTCTGGAGCCAAAATGCCCAAGTTCAAATCCTAACTCACCCACGTCCTGGCAGGAAAACTTGGTAAGTCattgaacctctctgtgcctcgattcctcatctgtaaaatggggacaataagaAAGGTGCCCTCAAAGGGTTGTCGTGAGGATCAAACGAGTTACAGCAGGTAAAGCATTTAGGGGAGGGCACCTACCACATAGTGTAtgtttcctgctgctgctgtaacaaattaccacaaatttagtggcttaattaaaacaatacaaatttattctccTACAATTCCGGAGGCCAGAAGTACGAAATCAGTtccactgggctaaagtcaagagGTCgacagggctggttccttctggaggctccaggggagggtcgcttccttgccttttccagcttctaaaggctgcGGCGGTCCTAGGCTCTGGCTGcctcactccaacctctgcttccgtCATCTTGTGAACTTCTTACGTCCCACTtgtaaggactcttgtgattatatttagggcacatctggataatccagaataatgcCTCTCCCTCACATCCTCACCTTTAGTACATGTGCACAGCCCGGTTTGCCACAgcaggtaacattcacaggtcctgggggctAGGATGCAGATAATTTTGGGGGCCACTGTTCAGTCCACCATACATGGTAAGCAATAAATAAAGGTCGATTACTATTATAATCATTATCGCTGCTATTTCTCCCTCGGCAGCCCCAGAGCATAGCCCTAACCCCTCCCAAGCtgtgtgggagagggagggatgtgGCGAGATCCCTATCTGTCTTCCAAAAGCCCCCTGAGCCCAGGTCAGAGCTGGAGGTGATGCTGGCTGGATGAGGCAGAGGCCTCAGTCACCGGTTGAATCCATGAGAGGACTGGGGACAGAAGGTAGACGAGGCAGGAATGCGTCCACAGACCTcaggtggggctggagaggggccTGGAGGCCAGGCTAAGGCTTCCTGATGGTGCTGTACTCTGTGGGCTCCCCGTGGCTCCCGCTGGGAATGTGTGCAACGAGATGGCTTGTGTTGCTGTAGGTTGGTTCCTGATCCAAGGTGTCCAAAGACCGAGCTGGATAGGAAATGTCCTCCCTCAGAAAGGAGTCCTGCAACAAAGATGCACTTGGCTCAGAGAAGCTGGCAGGAGGCTGTGCCCACCGGTGGAGGAAGCCTCGGGTGAGGCTGTGAGGATAGACCCTTCAGGGCTTCTGAAGTCCACTCCCAGGTcctccagctccccctccctccactctgccAGGCACCCTGAGCTCCACGCCAGGGCAACACGTTTCCCATGGGATCCCAGGAGAAGGTCACTCGGCTTATCTGGGTCTCCCCTGCCCAACACAAAGGCCACGTTTGACCTATCTCTGAGTCCCCAGTGCTGATACCTGGTAAGGAGACACTTCCAAAAGCCAAAAGCATGCGGGACCTCTACAGGCAAGTCTATCAATGGCTGTGGCTTTTCCCAGCACccactttcctcctctgcacCCACACGGGCGAGAGAAAGCCCATCCTCAAAAGGAGGGCAGTGGTGGGTCTGGTTCCAagccccacagcagccccaccAAGTACACACCATGGTGACATAGTCCCCTTCCACCTGGTCCACCTGGGCAGAGTAGGAGGGTTTTCTGGAGGCCTTCTTCCGCGAGGGGCCAGAGGAGGTTCCCGTGTGCTGCAGGGTCAGGTTCGCATAGCAGACGTCACTCTCCAAGGGCTGGAGCGCCTAGGAGAGGAAGCACAGGTTCCTCTTTCACCGTGGAACCAAGTCTGTCTGCTTCCCCGGGCAcccctctcccagcttcctcccAGTCTCCCTCGCTgacccctcccagccctcctcccttctGGCAGTTTCCAGCAcgccccaccccatcctcccagGGCCCTTTGCCAGGCCCTGCAGCTATGCCTGGAGTATATGGACCCTTTGGCACGTGGTTTGTCTGATACATCTGGACTTCGGTGCTCCTGGGAgatggaaaatgagaaaggaggggaagagcTGTCTAGTGTCTCTGATACGACCTTGAGGACTCTCTTACCTGTTCTTGGGATATCTCAGGGGCTGAAAGGCAAAAACAATCAGAATTAGAAAGCCCCTCAGGTCTGGGAAAGAGCTGCACGGAAGAAAAGAGGTGAATTAGGCtccaggctcagagagaggagacTCAGTTCTAATTCTGACTCCTCAGATGACACCCTCTGTGACTTtggtcacttcacctctctgagcttccatttctccACCTGAGAAATAAGGAGACCTCGGCCCACCTGTTCCCCACATCACAGAACCGTGTGATCAGCTGGTCAGGTGGCCCTGCCAGCCGTCAGCTCCCCTGGGATTAAGTTTCCTGCTGCACAATCCAGGCTCAGCCTGTCACTTCTGCTAGAGGCCCCACCTGTAGCCCCACTATTGCTCTACCTGGTTCATCACTAGGGACTCAGCTCAAAGTCAACctgccttccctggctgcccGGCTGTCTGCTCCCTCCCCGGCTCCCAGGGCACCTGATTGACACTGGCTCATCGCCTTTGTCCCACTGAATTCTGGTTAGCCTTCAGGTGGGCAGTGAGCTGCGGGCTGCTGGGTGGCTGAGCCCAGGCCTTCCTGGCATCCTAGTGCCAGCTGTGCCTCGCGCATGACGACACAATCAGTGAGAGTTGTCTGTGGAGATAGGATTGTTCCAAGCTGCCCTCCCATTGGAGGACGAGAGCTGGGAGGGCACAGCGTGGACCAGCTTTCAGGTGCTCGctgcttcttgtttctttttggctcccctccactccttcctgctccctcttgCCCTCTGCTTTAGAgacaacaaagaaacaagaagtcTCTCCCTCGGTTTTTAGTTTCAAAGGTCTAGATACCGAGGAGCACAGAGTGTACTTAGAACTTAGGTCACAGTTGGTACCATGGAGAAAATGTAGTAAACAGGAGTCAGGCTCCCCTCCTCTCAGACTACAAGGCTCCCCAGGCTGCAGGGGGGCAGTGTGGGAGACGTCCCCATGAGAGCTTAGGTCCCAGTGGGTTCTGAGAAGGGGAGGGGGTGCAATCAGCATGAGAAGGTGGAAGTGGAGCCAGACAGGAAAAGGGTTTGGTTGAGTCCAGAGCTCATGACTGATGGGTGTGGGCTCATGAGCAAAGAGGCTCTTCCCTCAGGAGCAGATGTTCACAGGACCAGCTCGTGGCCTGAGAAAGGGCCggggcagaggaggagcaaaAGTAGGAGTCACAACCCACCTTTCTGATCAAACCCAGAGGACTCTGTGACGTGTGTATCTGTgctcatgtgtgcatgtgtgcacatgtgtgtacatgGGGCGGGGAGGGCTATGTTGCATGTGCATACATGTGCATGTGttcattcctctgtgtgtgtatgtgtgcgcgtgtgtgtgtgtgtgtgtgtgtgtatctgtgtctctccctgcctccatgtCAGCTCAGCACATCCTTGGCAACCACACAAATTCCACTGAAGTGTCTGGGCACCCTAGATGGATTGCCTGCCTAAGGCCATTGCCACCTCTGCCACCAAGAGCCAAATCAGGAAATAGAGAGGGAGGTGggtcaggaagaagagaagagcaaGGAGGGATGTGTGGGTGGACAGTGCCAAAGCCCCCTGGGCTCAGCTACGAG
Encoded here:
- the CD300LF gene encoding CMRF35-like molecule 1 isoform X3: MHLLLFFLLLFGLSGSFAIMGPKVMRGPERGSLTVRCHYGPGWKTHRKWWCRGADWTSCKILVITTGSEQEVKRGRVSIRDDQRNLTFTVTMEELRRDDADTYWCGIERTGTDLGFQVKVTIDPAPVTPEETRVSPTVTSHHSESSSVSLKLSVLIPLIFAVLLLLSVAASLLAWRMVKQREKAPEISQEQALQPLESDVCYANLTLQHTGTSSGPSRKKASRKPSYSAQVDQVEGDYVTMVCTWWGCCGAWNQTHHCPPFEDGLSLARVGAEEESGCWEKPQPLIDLPVEVPHAFGFWKCLLTRYQHWGLRDRSNVAFVLGRGDPDKPSDLLLGSHGKRVALAWSSGCLAEWREGELEDLGVDFRSPEGSILTASPEASSTGGHSLLPASLSQVHLCCRTPF
- the CD300LF gene encoding CMRF35-like molecule 1 isoform X2, with translation MHLLLFFLLLFGLSGSFAIMGPKVMRGPERGSLTVRCHYGPGWKTHRKWWCRGADWTSCKILVITTGSEQEVKRGRVSIRDDQRNLTFTVTMEELRRDDADTYWCGIERTGTDLGFQVKVTIDPAPTTASTTTAMSTAPVTPEETRVSPTVTSHHSESSVSLKLSVLIPLIFAVLLLLSVAASLLAWRMVKQREKAPEISQEQALQPLESDVCYANLTLQHTGTSSGPSRKKASRKPSYSAQVDQVEGDYVTMVCTWWGCCGAWNQTHHCPPFEDGLSLARVGAEEESGCWEKPQPLIDLPVEVPHAFGFWKCLLTRYQHWGLRDRSNVAFVLGRGDPDKPSDLLLGSHGKRVALAWSSGCLAEWREGELEDLGVDFRSPEGSILTASPEASSTGGHSLLPASLSQVHLCCRTPF
- the CD300LF gene encoding CMRF35-like molecule 1 isoform X1, which gives rise to MHLLLFFLLLFGLSGSFAIMGPKVMRGPERGSLTVRCHYGPGWKTHRKWWCRGADWTSCKILVITTGSEQEVKRGRVSIRDDQRNLTFTVTMEELRRDDADTYWCGIERTGTDLGFQVKVTIDPAPTTASTTTAMSTAPVTPEETRVSPTVTSHHSESSSVSLKLSVLIPLIFAVLLLLSVAASLLAWRMVKQREKAPEISQEQALQPLESDVCYANLTLQHTGTSSGPSRKKASRKPSYSAQVDQVEGDYVTMVCTWWGCCGAWNQTHHCPPFEDGLSLARVGAEEESGCWEKPQPLIDLPVEVPHAFGFWKCLLTRYQHWGLRDRSNVAFVLGRGDPDKPSDLLLGSHGKRVALAWSSGCLAEWREGELEDLGVDFRSPEGSILTASPEASSTGGHSLLPASLSQVHLCCRTPF
- the CD300LF gene encoding CMRF35-like molecule 1 isoform X4 → MHLLLFFLLLFGLSGSFAIMGPKVMRGPERGSLTVRCHYGPGWKTHRKWWCRGADWTSCKILVITTGSEQEVKRGRVSIRDDQRNLTFTVTMEELRRDDADTYWCGIERTGTDLGFQVKVTIDPAPVTPEETRVSPTVTSHHSESSVSLKLSVLIPLIFAVLLLLSVAASLLAWRMVKQREKAPEISQEQALQPLESDVCYANLTLQHTGTSSGPSRKKASRKPSYSAQVDQVEGDYVTMVCTWWGCCGAWNQTHHCPPFEDGLSLARVGAEEESGCWEKPQPLIDLPVEVPHAFGFWKCLLTRYQHWGLRDRSNVAFVLGRGDPDKPSDLLLGSHGKRVALAWSSGCLAEWREGELEDLGVDFRSPEGSILTASPEASSTGGHSLLPASLSQVHLCCRTPF